Proteins encoded together in one Rhizobium sp. 11515TR window:
- a CDS encoding HlyD family type I secretion periplasmic adaptor subunit, protein MTLVQLDATLARFSNSSRASRRFAERSMATAKQPAAYAPVLGTKQRGPAPPSPMPGLRGVIWTGNLLIGVFIVGLGIWSVLAPLKSAAVASGVIEPESSRKTIQHLEGGIVRRILVKNGDAVTAGQVVIELDDTKSRSERDNIQGQLWDAEANRARLLAEQTDADHIAFPQNLRSAMDRDPSVGAILTGQRKIFEARRQVMQAEVGITNEKIAQVRQEIVGLGAQKAALTDRAAISQQELDQVTALNAKGLERKNTVLNLQREKADLAGQRGQVEAQISRAYQVISEAQADLAKLESDRLSEVAQGMRDTESQIMQLRERLWAIDDQLSRTDIRAPEDGTIMNLRVHTAGGVIGAGEPLVDLVPRSDRLIVSAHVRPEDINLVRAGLEAQVHLLPYNQRRVPLLKGRVEYVSADRLTDAQSGLPYFAATIRVTDERLAKMKDVELVAGMPVQTLIETGKSSVAFYAIRPLIDSFHRAFRED, encoded by the coding sequence ATGACCCTTGTTCAACTGGACGCAACGCTGGCGAGATTTTCAAATTCGTCGAGAGCGAGCCGGCGCTTTGCTGAACGATCGATGGCGACAGCCAAGCAACCGGCGGCCTACGCGCCGGTGCTCGGGACGAAACAGCGCGGACCCGCCCCCCCTTCGCCCATGCCGGGGCTCAGGGGCGTTATATGGACGGGGAACCTGCTGATCGGAGTCTTCATAGTCGGATTGGGAATCTGGTCGGTCCTGGCGCCGCTGAAAAGCGCAGCAGTTGCATCGGGCGTCATCGAACCAGAGTCCAGCCGCAAAACCATTCAGCACCTGGAAGGCGGCATCGTGCGACGGATACTCGTCAAAAACGGCGATGCCGTCACGGCAGGACAAGTCGTGATAGAACTCGACGATACGAAGTCCCGCTCGGAGCGCGACAATATTCAAGGGCAACTTTGGGACGCCGAAGCAAACCGCGCCCGCCTGCTTGCCGAGCAGACGGACGCCGACCATATCGCCTTTCCGCAGAACCTCAGGTCGGCAATGGACAGAGATCCCTCAGTCGGCGCGATTCTGACTGGGCAACGGAAAATCTTCGAAGCGCGTCGTCAGGTCATGCAGGCGGAAGTTGGCATCACCAACGAGAAGATCGCTCAGGTGCGGCAGGAAATCGTAGGGCTTGGCGCGCAGAAGGCAGCACTAACCGACAGGGCGGCAATCTCGCAACAGGAGCTGGATCAGGTTACGGCCCTCAACGCCAAGGGATTGGAACGAAAAAATACTGTTCTCAATCTTCAGCGGGAAAAAGCAGACCTTGCCGGCCAGCGGGGTCAGGTGGAGGCGCAGATTTCGCGCGCCTACCAGGTGATCAGCGAGGCACAGGCCGATCTCGCAAAGCTTGAAAGCGACCGGCTGAGCGAAGTCGCGCAAGGCATGCGCGACACGGAAAGTCAGATCATGCAGTTGCGCGAGCGCTTATGGGCGATCGACGACCAGCTTTCAAGGACCGATATCCGTGCCCCCGAAGATGGAACAATCATGAACCTGCGCGTCCATACAGCCGGCGGAGTGATCGGCGCGGGCGAGCCGCTCGTCGATCTTGTGCCGCGCAGCGATCGCCTCATCGTGTCCGCCCACGTCAGACCGGAAGACATCAATCTCGTCCGTGCGGGGCTTGAGGCGCAGGTTCACCTCCTTCCATACAATCAGCGGCGCGTTCCATTGCTGAAAGGCCGGGTCGAGTATGTATCGGCCGACCGTCTCACCGACGCGCAGAGCGGTCTGCCATACTTCGCCGCGACGATCCGAGTGACGGACGAGCGGTTGGCGAAAATGAAAGATGTCGAACTGGTCGCAGGTATGCCCGTACAGACACTGATCGAAACGGGCAAAAGCAGCGTGGCGTTCTATGCCATCAGACCACTTATCGACAGTTTCCACAGAGCATTTCGTGAGGACTGA
- a CDS encoding type I secretion system permease/ATPase, translated as MATLSVTPSRPQTQLVVALRACTGALGLVFLYSCGYNLFLLAPSVYLLQIYDRVLSSRSVDTLLMLTMIIAVAVVVGATLDIVRRAALSRIGSWLDHRLRPMVLTASFEYAARADAGAATECFRDLATLRQFLDSPASSLFFDVPWAPVFLLLLFLVHPLLGAIGLLSALALLLFAFLTELATREPLARANLALSRSYLRFANALKNIEVIRAMGMEYGAALLVYRDAEMARRAQDIAMRRTEIILGFSKSIRTLAQILLMGSATWLVLASNSSPGIIFVASLLLGRGLAPIEGAIGAWRSLMFARNAFNRLNRMLIAVASERDARTVPQPEPNGLVLDNVGYIQPFANRQILTGITLRLAPGDCIALIGPSGSGKSTLGRVIAGVVQATSGCALLGGVDISALRLCGGTRHVGYLPQDIELFGGAIKDVIGRLDGEDPAKAIDAAKLVGLHEAIMRLPKGYETDIGEGGSLLLRAQRQQLGLARAAYGNPSLIVLDDPNSSLDYEGERMLHKAIERMKSRGMTVVIITHRMGILPVTNKIAIMRNGTVAAFGDSERIYETYLQPPSRTGT; from the coding sequence ATGGCAACGCTTTCTGTAACGCCATCGCGCCCACAGACACAGCTCGTCGTTGCGCTCCGGGCTTGCACTGGAGCCTTGGGGTTGGTTTTCCTCTATAGCTGTGGCTACAATCTCTTCCTTCTAGCGCCTTCCGTCTATCTCCTGCAAATCTACGATAGGGTCTTGTCGAGCCGCAGCGTCGACACGCTTTTGATGCTGACAATGATCATCGCCGTCGCTGTGGTGGTCGGCGCAACGCTGGATATCGTGCGCCGGGCAGCTCTTTCGCGCATCGGCAGCTGGCTGGATCACAGGCTACGGCCCATGGTGCTTACTGCATCATTCGAATATGCTGCACGCGCCGATGCAGGAGCCGCCACGGAATGCTTCCGGGACCTGGCCACCCTACGTCAATTTCTCGATTCCCCAGCAAGTTCCCTGTTTTTTGACGTCCCCTGGGCGCCGGTCTTCCTGCTCCTGCTCTTTCTTGTTCATCCGCTGCTTGGGGCGATCGGTCTTCTGAGCGCATTAGCGCTTCTGCTGTTTGCATTCCTCACGGAACTGGCGACGCGAGAACCGCTTGCCCGCGCCAATCTTGCCCTTTCGAGGAGCTATCTGCGATTCGCGAACGCCCTCAAGAACATCGAGGTGATCCGGGCAATGGGCATGGAGTATGGTGCAGCGCTGCTGGTCTATCGCGATGCGGAAATGGCAAGAAGGGCGCAGGACATCGCGATGCGTCGGACGGAGATCATTCTTGGTTTTTCCAAATCGATCCGGACACTCGCGCAGATCCTGTTGATGGGGTCTGCCACATGGCTGGTGCTCGCGAGCAACAGCAGCCCCGGTATCATCTTCGTTGCGAGTCTGCTGCTCGGGCGCGGGCTCGCACCGATCGAGGGCGCAATAGGCGCCTGGCGCTCCTTAATGTTTGCTCGCAATGCCTTCAATCGCCTGAACCGAATGCTGATCGCGGTTGCGTCGGAACGCGATGCCCGGACAGTGCCGCAACCGGAACCCAATGGCCTTGTTCTCGATAACGTCGGTTATATTCAGCCGTTCGCCAACAGGCAGATACTAACTGGTATCACGTTGCGCCTGGCGCCTGGCGATTGCATCGCCCTCATCGGCCCTTCGGGATCGGGAAAATCGACGCTAGGCCGCGTCATAGCGGGCGTTGTGCAAGCAACAAGCGGGTGCGCTCTTCTCGGCGGGGTAGACATTTCGGCTCTGCGCCTTTGCGGAGGGACCCGCCACGTCGGATATCTGCCGCAGGACATCGAGCTCTTCGGCGGAGCAATCAAGGATGTGATCGGCCGGCTGGATGGAGAAGATCCCGCCAAAGCGATCGATGCCGCGAAGCTGGTTGGATTGCACGAGGCGATCATGCGGCTGCCGAAGGGCTACGAGACCGATATCGGCGAAGGTGGAAGCCTGCTCCTTCGCGCTCAGCGCCAACAGCTGGGGCTGGCACGGGCCGCCTATGGAAATCCGTCCCTCATCGTTCTCGATGATCCGAACTCCAGCCTGGACTACGAGGGCGAGCGCATGCTGCACAAGGCAATTGAACGCATGAAATCCAGAGGCATGACTGTTGTTATCATAACTCACCGCATGGGTATCCTGCCAGTTACCAACAAGATCGCCATTATGCGCAACGGGACGGTGGCTGCCTTCGGCGACAGCGAGCGGATTTATGAAACCTATCTTCAACCGCCATCGCGAACGGGAACGTAG
- a CDS encoding PE-PGRS family protein encodes MPIPQISDTIHFSDPVAGDASAGNGGDGNSHGNIDYNPVAYVANVQTVGGASIDLHNGDHVGQMADWTAGSGGPGGFAQAQNGFLAAVTNSGAGGAGGDSHSNGSQGSVSGGDTAAVSADTTATQYTQLLADQHATILAGVGGNGGNGNLARGGDISAALVHTDPSTTTVNNALDHFTNDFGHIDLSHLGS; translated from the coding sequence CTGACACGATCCATTTCAGTGACCCGGTTGCCGGCGACGCGAGTGCCGGCAACGGCGGTGATGGCAACAGCCATGGCAATATTGACTACAATCCAGTTGCGTATGTCGCCAATGTGCAAACGGTCGGCGGGGCATCCATCGATCTGCACAACGGCGATCACGTGGGGCAGATGGCAGATTGGACTGCCGGCAGCGGCGGACCTGGTGGATTTGCTCAAGCCCAGAATGGCTTCCTGGCTGCGGTCACGAATAGCGGCGCGGGAGGCGCCGGCGGCGATTCGCACTCCAACGGCAGCCAGGGAAGCGTAAGCGGCGGTGACACGGCAGCGGTAAGCGCGGACACAACGGCGACGCAATATACTCAGCTTCTGGCTGATCAACATGCCACCATCCTCGCTGGCGTCGGCGGCAACGGCGGCAACGGCAACTTGGCTCGCGGCGGCGACATCTCGGCAGCGCTCGTTCACACGGACCCCTCAACGACGACAGTGAACAATGCTCTCGATCATTTCACGAACGACTTCGGCCATATCGATCTCAGCCATCTTGGCTCATGA